The Brachypodium distachyon strain Bd21 chromosome 4, Brachypodium_distachyon_v3.0, whole genome shotgun sequence nucleotide sequence TCGCCGGTGGAGAGCTCGGACCGAGCCATGCTCAGCTTGGCTCGTGTCCACCCTGACCAACCACTATCTTTTTATGTAAAAAACTTACGAAAGTGAGAACGCGTCACCATTTTCCTAACTACAAAATTTGTCCTAGTCTTCTACGCTCTAAATATGCACACCCATTGAAAATTTCTACTACTCTCtttgatccataataagtgtcgatCCAGATCGATGGACACTTATTGTGGATCAGAGAGGGTACGATTTAGTCCTACATTTCGCACACAGTGTTAGATCGCCACCGGTTGGCCAGAAATCCAACAGCGGCGACACGACTCTTTGTAGAGCCCATCTTCAGCGACTCGTCCGACGTGAGGACGCCCCCGATCGGGCCCAACTCGGCGCACTTGGACCAGGCCTCGAACCCGGCCAACAGCTCCGCCGGCTGCCGCTTGCTGCGGCCCACCACGACCAGCGTGTGCGCCTCCATCACTTCCCCCGCCCTGGCCACCTCCTTCTCCACGTACACGGTACGCCGCGAGCTCCCTTGCCACGTTCTCACGCCGGAAGCCTGCCAATCTGCCATGGTCTTCAGGTTCACGGTGGCGCCACGGTCGCCGACGTTGACCTGGCGGATGACGATTGACGAGGCCGGCCACGGAGGCGAACACGTCGACGGCCCAGTTCACCTGCATGGCTGCGTCGTCCCGGCGGTCCGCACGCTTGTTGGCGTCCAACTAGACGTGCTCGTGGTAGTGCCTGGGGTCGGACCCGTGCTTGCGTGAGGGGTCGAAGAGGGGGAGGATATTGCGATGACTTAGTCTTTGTATAGCTATCACCTCCACTTCCCCACGCCTCTCTTATTTTTCATGTAACTACCAGCTGTAatcttgtatatatatgaggCAATACGAGGTACAACacctgtggtggtgcattctctctcgttctctctttctctacatggtatcagagccaagaggTCTCGAGTTCGAGACTCGGTTGCCGCAATTAAATTGCGGCGCACTTTTGATCCACGTTTAGGCCTGCGGGAGCCACAcgtgagggggagtgttgaagtataagtggatttcCTAGCCCCTTTCATTAGATCGGTCTTTTGattgcgttggctagcgcatgaagctcttcatggtatcagacGCTGGCCTCTAACCGCATCCACGAACCACGATCTCCACCTTCCGCTGCCTCGGCCAGCCATGACCGACTCCCCCAACCTCCCCTCCGGCCGCAGGCGCGGGCTCGCCGCCGCATTCAACGCTGCTGAGCCTCGCCCGATCGGCTCCCCCGGCATCCTCAACGCCACCACCGACTCTGGCGCGGTTGTCACCGCTGGCGCCGGTGCTGCGGCTGCTCCCATCGCCAACCGTCACGACGGTGTCGTCATCGCTGAACGGGTTCCCATCgtcctccagctccagccgcCCAACTACTCCACTTGGCGCGCGCTGTTCGAACTTCTCCTGCAGCAGACCAGCCTCACCGAGCATCTCTCCAGCGACGCCCGCCTCGACGACCCGGTGTGGCTGCAAGACGACGCCCTGGTCATCTCCTGGATCTACCTCCGCGTCTCCCCCGACATTCTGGGTCTCATCATCACCCCTGCGCCGACTACCTCGACCGTCTGGCAGGCTATTCGCGGCCTGTTTCTCGACAACATGGAGATGCAGGTCATCTACCTCGGCTCCACCCTGCGCACACTGGAGCAAGGCGACTCGCCCGTCCTCGCGTACTTCGGGCGCCTCAAGGAACTCGCCGACCAACTTCGGGACCTAGGTGAGCCCCTCACCGATCACCAGCTCATCATGTAGATGTTCCGCGGCCTGGCAGAGCGGTTCCACGTCTACATTCCCATCCTCTCCACGCGCGCCCCCTTCCCCACCTTTTTGGAATGCCGAGCGTTCCTTGCTCTGGAGGAGGCGCGGAAGGCCATGCGTTCATGCACTGAGACGGTGTTTCACGCCGCCACTCGTCCCGGCAACGGCGGGTCCAGCGGCTCGGGCAACTCCAGCGACGGTGgctccggcgcgggcggctccaacaacaacaccaacaaccgtggccgcggccgcggcaagggcagagggaagcagcagcagggcgcGTCCACCAACACCGGCTCCTCTACCCCAACGCTGCCCACACCGAACACCTACCCATGGACTGGCCTCGTGCATGCGTGGCCTGTGCCGTGGCGCCCGCACGCCCCGGGCTCTGGCATCCTCGGGCCGCGCCCGGCCATGCCGCCCGCGTTCGCCGGAGCATCTGCCCACCTGTACGCCCCACCGCCAGTCGCTCCATCGCCCGTTCCTGCTCCATTGGCGCCCGTCTGGGATTAGCAGGGATTGATTCAGGCGCTCAACGCTCTGTCCACGCAGACGACTCCACCTCCCACCGGCGACTGGTACTTCGACACCGGTGCCACCGCCCACATGTCTGCCGACTCAGGTTCGCTCTCTTCTCTTCGCCCCTCTGCTCATTCCCGTTTTGTTGTTGGCAATGGATCCTCGTTACCGGTCACACACGTTGGTCATCTCTCTGTCCCCACCTCCTCTCAGCCACTATCTCTCTCTAATATTCTTGTTTCTCCCTCTCTTATAAAAAACCTAATCTATGTTAAACATCTTACCCGTGAAAACCCCATTAACGTTGAATTTGATGACATTGGTTGTTCCGTTAAGGATCGGCGAACCAAGGAGGTGCTCCTCCGATGTGACGACCCCGGTGACCTGTACCCACTTCGCCCCACGCCCCACCTCAGCCTTCACACAGCAGCGACGACGCACGCCGACCTCTGGCACCAGCGGCTTGGGCACCCAGGCCGTACATCCCTCTCCGGCGTGTGCGAGCTGTTCCTCCTCACCGCCCCACTCCATCGGCATCCACCTGTCATGCGTGTCAATTAGGGAAACACACTCGTCTACCTTTTAGTTTATCTTCTCATGTTTCATATTTTCCCTTCAGTTTAGTTCACTGTGATGTATGGACCTCGCCTGTGTCTATCCTTTCTGGTTTTAAATGCTATTTGCTTCTGCTTGATGATTATAGTCACTTTTCCTGGACTGTTCCCCTTAGGCTAAAATCTGATGCTCTTCCTGCTATTCAGCGATTTCATTCCTTTCTCCGCACCCAATTccacctccccctcctcacCATACAAACTGACAACGGGCGCGAATTTGATAATACCACCAGTCGCTCCTTCTTTGCCGATCATGGCATCCAGCTCCGCATGTCCTGTCCCTACACCTCTGCGCAAAATGGGCGCACCGAACGCACCCTTCGCTCCCTGAACGACATCACCCGCACCCTCCTGATCCACGCCTCCATGCCCCTGCACTTCTGGGTCGAAGCtctctccaccaccacctttcTCCTCAACCACCGCCCTTGTTGTCCTCGCCAACTAACCACCGTATAGCTATCACCTCCACTTCCCCACGTCTCTCCTATTTTTCGTGTAACTACCGGCTGTAATCTTGTA carries:
- the LOC112272477 gene encoding uncharacterized protein LOC112272477, with amino-acid sequence MTDSPNLPSGRRRGLAAAFNAAEPRPIGSPGILNATTDSGAVVTAGAGAAAAPIANRHDGVVIAERVPIVLQLQPPNYSTWRALFELLLQQTSLTEHLSSDARLDDPVWLQDDALVISWIYLRVSPDILGLIITPAPTTSTVWQAIRGLFLDNMEMQVIYLGSTLRTLEQGDSPVLAYFGRLKELADQLRDLGEPLTDHQLIM